The uncultured Desulfobacter sp. genomic interval GGAATCAGAATCAGCGGGGCTTTGGTGTAGGTCTCACGCATCAGGTTGATCTCATCCTGGGATACGGAAACCCCTTCAAATATGTTTTTAAATACCCAAGTAAAAAGCCAGTCTAAAAACTTGATCACTCTTAAACTGTAATTGGAAGCAATTTCATCAATGTAGCCGGCCGCCTTTTTGTTTACCTTTCGCAAAGGTGTGCCTGTTTTGTCTGCATAGGCTGCCAGGTATTCTCTCAGGGATTTTCTGTTAAGAATGTCCTCGGTGATCTCCTGACGGGATTTAAGTACAGGCCCTGTGATGCTTTTGCGCTGACGGTTCAGGATATCCACCAGCAGACTTCTCAGTCGATGGGTCTGGAATTCCGAGTCAAGACGCTGGATCTCGGGCCGGGCTAAAAATTCTTTCAGATTCACAGGCCGTGCGACTTGCACCCGAATTTTTTCCGGCCGGCGCAGCATGGTGAATACCCTTTTGAGGCGCCCGGGTTTTTCATGGGTGCCGAATATGATGTCCCCGAGGCTTGGATTTTTGTGCATGGGTTTGGTGATATAGATAATGTCCTCAGGCATAATAACAACGGACTTTTTAATTTGTTTTTGCAATTCAATGAGATGGAATAGGGGGTCCGGTGTGGATCTGATAAATCTGTTATAAAATTCATCCTCTTCGATAAGACTGATAAAGCCTGCCCGGTTTTCCAGAAGCATTTTTCGGGCATATCCGCTGGAATAGATGTCCTTGAAATGGAAATGGTGGAAAAAGTAGTATAGATGCGAAAGAATAACCCTTCCCATCTGTTTTGCCGGCAAAAGAAAGAAAAACCGTAAATCAAAACTCAGTTCAGGGTAAGGGCCGTTGATGGGTCTTAAAAGGGTATGAAAATATAAGAAATCAAAAACGTGTTTATTCTTACAGGCAAAAACAACGATTGAATCAGGCGCTGTATTTTTTATCCGTTCAAGGCTGTTATTATCTATGCTGATTTTATTAACAAGATGGTTCAGTATCTTTCTGAGAATAAAGCTTTGGGTGCCTGGATAAAAATTTGAATAATGATCATAGGTGTAGTTAAGCAGAAACGCTATTAAATTACGTATTTTTGTTCTGGTGGTTGAGACCAGGTTATTTATCGGTGCAAACAAACTCATAGGGTGTCCTTTTTTCCTTCGAAGTTTGAAGGGTCAATCGTGGCAGGAACGCTTTTTTCGGTTAATTCAATACCAGAGCTTGGTTTACATGGCAATATGATAATTTTAATATAACGGCCATGGGCCGACCTGATCTATCAACACACAGGCTTAAATCAACAACAAAGTCAGGAACTCATTCAATAACTTATTTTGAGTCTTTCCGGTAAAAATGATTAAAATAATATTTTGATTCTACGATAACACATTGAATTGTATGTGTTTATTTTGGTATTTTGATATGGGTAAAAACGCCTTGATAAAATCAAAGGCCTGTGATACTTTTCTTCATCTATTTGAAATTGAAACAAGCATATAAGCAAGTGCACTAAATTTTTTGGGTATGAATCACGTATTTACGTATCAAATGTTTAGACGGGAATTTAAGGAGGATAACCTATGAAAACGTTAATTGGCGGAGCTATTGCAGTTCTTCTCGGAGTTGTTGGTCTGGCAGTATGGTTTACGGAATTTTTGATGATTATTACCGGATGTATCCCTGTTGTTCTTCTGCTGGGCGGCGGCTTTGCACTCTACCTTGGATTTGACGAGTTGAAAGACTCTTGGAAAAATGACGAAGGCGTTGACGCTTCTGCCGATTAAGACAAGATCCAGCTTGTCGAACCTAGAAAATATTCGACATTAAGAAAAGCGCCTGATAATTCCAGCTTTGCCGGATTTGTCAGTCCTTAGTCCATCGATTGAAAGGGCCGTGATACAATAACATCACAGCCCTTTTTCATTTTATAAGAAAGTCTGGCTAAGTTACTCAGATTTTTCAAGCTTTGTTGTGGGCTAAGCCCGGCAGTTGATATGTCAGGTCGGCCCATGGCCGTTATATAAATAGAAGGTTTTTGACGCCTGCTTGAACTTATGCAAAGAAACCTGCCAGGCCTTTTCTAATTCAAAAGGGTCATTCATGTTTTCAAGATTTTTACGCAGATCTCGGCTTCCTAAAATCAGATCCATGGGCAGACGTTCAAATTCATATTCATAGGGCGGAGCCTTGAACGTAAATTCGTTGGGATGAGCCCTCATGATTTCTTGTAATAAAATGAGAGAGTATAAATAGGGTTTATAATCATCTTTGTTTGTAATGTGGATATGAACGCCTTTGCACGTTTGGTTCTGCCATTTTCCCGATGTGGGTTGGAAACACAGTGGGCGCAGCACAACACCTTTTAGTCGGTCCTGCACACACCGTTTTATTGTATGAATATCCATAAACGGCGCGCCGAACTGTTCAAAGGGCAGGGTGGTGCCCCGTCCTTCCGACAGATTGGTCCCTTCAAAGATCACCTGGCCGGGATATACCATAGCTGAAACCGGCGTGGGCAGGTTCGGGGATGGTGGAATCCAGACCAATCCGGTGTCCTGCCAGTACATATCCCTGTTCCATCCCTGCATGGGGACCACTGTAAGATCACAATTTATTTTTTGGGTTGTATTGATGTAAGCCGTTATTTCTCCTACGGTCATGCCGTGACGCATGGGGATAGAATAACGCCCGACAAAAGATGCACAGTCCGTTTCAAGGATATTACCTTCAACCTGTATGCCGCCCACAGGATTGGGACGGTCCAGAATCACTACGGATTTACCTAATCCTGCCGCTGTTTCAAGGCAATACGAGATGGTATATATGAAGGTATACACACGAGTCCCTACATCCTGAATGTCGATAACAAGGGTGTCTATAATATCAAACATATCGGCTGTGGGAATTCTTGTTTCACTGTACAAACTGAAAATCGGTATATTCAGATCCGGATCCCTGAAATGACCCGATTCGATCATATTGTCCTGTTTTTCCGCAAAAAAACCATGTTGGGGTGAGAAAATGGCACACAGCTGCCTTGGAAAAAGTCGCGCTATAACGTCTTTTGCGTGGACAAATTGACTGGTTATCGACGCTGGATTTGCCAAAAGGCCCAGTCGTCTGCCTTTTAAGTATTCAGGCGGATTGTCGCAAAGGACGTCTAATCCGGTTTTGACCCGTGGTGTGTTTTTATTCAATGAGAATCTCCAATACGCTTTATTTTTGAATTGACCACGAAGACCACGAAAGACACGAAGGGTCGATATCTTCGTGTCCTTCGTGGTAGAAAAACAAGACAACAATATATCATTTTAGTCCGTACGATCAAATCAACTATCACAGGTGTTGACAAAAATTCAAATCCTAACTAATTAATACCTTTTTATCCAACCCGCAAATCAATGGAGTACATCTTTCATGTCGTTTTCAGTCAGTGAGTCCGTAAAGGCCATAAAACCCTATGAGGCCGGCAAGCCATTAAGTGAGGTAGAGCGCGAGTATGGGATTACCAATGCGGTAAAACTTGCCTCCAATGAAAATCCTTTTGGATGTTCACCCAAAGTGGCCGACGCTGTTTTGTCAAAATTGTCCGGAATGAATCGGTATCCCGAGCCAGTCCCTTTTACATTATGTCAAAAGCTTGCTGAAAAGTACCATGTCGGAATGAAAAATTTGGTCATTGGAAACGGTTCCGATGATATTATTGCCTTGCTTGCCCATGGATTTTTGGATCCTGGACAAGAAGCGGTGATGCCGCTGCCTTCTTTTCTCATGTATGAAATCAGTGTCAAGACCGCAAAGGGCGTTCCGGTTATGGTGCCCCTCAAAGATTTTTCAACCAATCTTGACGGGCTTGTCAAGGCCGTTACCCCAAAAACAAAACTGGTGTTTGTAACCAATCCTTTTAATCCCACCGGTGCCTGGGTTACTAAAGATGAGTTTTTACGATTTGCCGATCAATTACCGGCCAACGTGTTGATTGTGGTGGATGAAGCGTATATCGAATTTGCACGCAACGATGCGGTGTATAACAGTTTGGCTGAACCGTTGACAGACCATAGAATCGTAACCCTAAGAACTTTTTCCAAAGCTTACGGGCTTGCCGGCTTCCGCATTGGTTACGGGATTATGGATAAATCGGTTGCTGAGATTTTAAACCGGATACGGCAACCCTTTAATGTGAATACCCTTGCCCAGGCTGCTGCCCAGGCTGCCCTGGAAGATACGGATTTTTTGATCAAATCCATTTCCGGCACCCATCAGGGGATTGATTTTCTGACCCAGAAATTTACAGACGCCGGCTTTGAGGTGGTGCCCACCCAAGCCAATTTTCTTATGGTGAATGTAAAGGCCGACTCCCGTGACATTTGTGAGAAAATGCTATACAAAGGCGTGGTGGTGCGATCGCTTGCGTCCTATGGATATGACACTTTTATTCGCATCAATGCCGGTACGGATCAGGAAAATCAAATGTGCGTGGATGCGCTCCTCAATGCTACAGGCAAATAAAATGACGCATCGACGTATTGTTACCATTGACGGGCCGGCCGGTGCAGGCAAGACAACTGTTTCAAAGGCCCTTGCCCGAGAACTCGGGTGTGTATATGTGGATACCGGTGCGCTGTACCGAGCAGTTGCTTATGAAATCCAGTGCCGGGAAATCGATTGGCAAAACAGCGCCTTGCTTGAACCGTTTCTTGACGGCCTTGATCTTGATTTTGTCATGGAAGACAAAGAGCCCGTGCTGACATCATCGGGCCGGGATATCAGCGCATACATCCGTACCCATGAGATCAGTATGCTGGCTTCAGCCACATCGGCAGTCTCCCAGGTGCGAAAGGCATTGCTGGGTATCCAAAAATCCATTGCCAAAGACAGGGATGCCGTGTTTGAAGGCCGGGATATGGGCACGGCTGTTTTCCCCAACGCGCCATATAAATTTTTTTTAACTGCAGACGTTAACGTGCGTGCCCGAAGACGATTTGAGGAATCAAGCGCCTCCGGGATTTCATTTGAAAAAATTCTTGAAGATATGGTCAAGCGGGATGCGGACGATACACAACGTACGGTCTCTCCATTGAAACAGGCCCCGGATGCGATCCTTATAGATGCCACCAAATTGGATGTCTCTCAGGTGGTTGAAAAGATGAAAAGCATCATCAAAGTTCTTTAAAAAGTTATGGAATTTCTTGATTTTTCTTTTTTTCGTTGGTATAAGGTCCAATTGTACTCGTCTTCTGCCATCTTTTCCTTATGATTCAAAGGCGGGTAACATCATCGATTAGGGGGGATTAATATTAATGAATAACATTGCTGAAGAAAACGAAAACCAAAACATGAATCAAGAATTAGAGACCCAAAACCAAGAATTAGAGACCCAAGACGAGGTAAAAGAGTCCGAAATCCAACTCACCGGAGAAGAGACTATGGAAGAACTGCTGGATATTTATGATTCCAGCTTAAGTAAATTTGAGGAGGGACAGGTTGTCACCGGAACAGTGATCTCCGTCGGCAGGGAAACGGTCCTTGTTGATGTGGGATACAAATCTGAGGGACAGATCTCAATTCATGAATTCATTGGTGAGGACGGCAATGTCAGCGTAAACGTCGGCGACGAGTTTGAGGTAATGATCGAAGTATGGGATGAAGAAGAAGAGACCGTTCTCCTCTCCCGTGACAAAGCCAAAAAGGTTAAAGTGTGGGATGCCATCAAAGACATCTACGACGATGACGGCACCATTGAGGGTGTTATCACCAGTCGGGTTAAAGGCGGCTTCTCCGTTGATATCGGCCTGCAGGCCTTTTTGCCGGGCTCCCAGGCGGATCTGCGGCCCATCCGCAATATGGATGAAATGGTCGGCCAGACTTATACCTTTAAGATTCTTAAGTACAACAAGAAAAGAAACAACATTGTTCTGTCACGTCGTGTATTGCTTGAAACTGAAAGAGAAAAAATGCGCAGTGCCACACTGTCTGCCATTGAAAACGACAAAGTCATGGAAGGTATTGTTAAAAACATTACCGAATACGGTGTCTTTGTCGATCTCGGCGGTGTTGACGGACTTCTTCATATTACCGATATTTCCTGGGGACGGGTTAAACATCCCTCTGAATTGTTCTCTGTCGGCGATCAGATCAAGGTGAAAATTCTCTCCTTTGATTTTGAGAAGGAACGGGTTTCTCTGGGCATGAAACAGTTGACCCCCGATCCCTGGACAACAGCTGCTGAAAAATATCCCACCGGTTCCAAGATTGAAGGCCGGGTGGTCAGCCTGACCGATTATGGGGCATTCATTGAGCTTGAAGAGGGTGTTGAAGGCCTTATCCATGTCTCTGAAATGTCCTGGACCCGTAAAATCCGTCACCCATCCCAGATGGTTGCCGTGGGCGAACAGGTTGAGGCCGTTGTTCTGGATCTCAAACCTGAAAACCGCAGAATTTCTCTGGGTATCAAACAGACCGTTGAAAATCCCTGGGAAGTCATTTCTCAGAAATACCCCGTGGGTACCATTATTGAAGGAAAAATCAAGAACATTACCGAATTTGGTTTGTTCATCGGCATTGATGATGACATTGACGGCTTAGTTCACATCTCTGATATTTCCTGGACCAAAAGGATTAAGCATCCTTCTGAAATTTATAAGAAAAATGATACCATTCAGGCAGTCGTACTTGATATCGACAAGGCCAATGAAAGATTCTCTTTGGGTATCAAGCAAACCCAGGTTGATCCTTGGGAAACAGTTGCCGAACGTTATGATGTGGGCAAGGAAATTTCAGGCGTCATCACCAATCTTACCGATTTCGGCGTGTTTGTAGAGCTTGAAGAAGGTATTGAAGGTCTGGTTCATGTATCTGAAATCAGCAAGGAAAACATCAAGAGCCCCAAAGAACATTACCAGATCGGTGAAACCATTACGGCTAAGGTAATGAACATCAACTCTGATGAAAGACGGATCGGCCTGTCCATCAAACGTCTGGATGAAGATGATGATGATAGATATCTTGAAGAAATTGCAAAAAGCTCCAAACCTGCTGCATCCGCATTTGGAGAAATGCTGAGAAATAATATCCAGGAAAAACTGGAAGCGGAGAAAAAAGAAAACGAATAATCTCTGCCAGTAGCAGAATTGCAGTTTTTTAAATTTTCAAGGCCGGACTGATCCTTCAAACAGGACATCCGGCCTTTTTTCGTTTATTGCAAATGAATTGGTGCTTAAGTGTTCGCCTTCTCGTGATCCTTTCGCTATCCTATATGGATTTCGAGTAAGAAAATAGTGTCAATTCATTAGGCCCTAATTATAAAAATTAAGGAAGAGTTATTTATGTTTGCAAGACGCCATCCTGTTTTGTTTTTTCTTTGTGTTATCTGTGCCTGCTTCACCTTGGGGTTGGTTGCCATGTCCGGTGTTGCTGTTCTGGGTGCCTTTGCTTTAAATAGCGGAATCAGTGGGGCTATGGCATCCGCCAGGGGAAATATCGGCGTGGTTGAAGTGACAGGGCCAATTATATCATCACAAAAGATCATTGAAGATATTCATTGGTTTATGGATGATGACACTATTAAGGCGATTGTTTTAAGGGTCGACAGTCCCGGCGGAGGGATCGGGCCATCTCAGGAAATTTACCGGGAACTGATGAAGCACCGCGATGAAAAACCTGTGATCGCCTCCATGGGCTCTGTTGCTGCCTCCGGGGGATATTATATTTCATGTGCAGCCCAAGGTATTGTTGCAAATTCCGGCACTATAACCGGTTCCATCGGCGTAATTATGGAATATGCCAATATCGAACAGATTGTTCAAAAGATAGGGATTTCTCCTGTGGTCATAAAAAGCGGCGAATATAAGGACATGGGGTCTCCTATGAGAGCCCTTAAGGAGAGTGAAAAACAGTTGTTTCAAAATCTTGTGGATGAACTGCACGTCCAGTTCGTATCCGATGCTGCTGCGGCCAGAAATATGGAGACTGATGTTATGTCTAAATTGGCCGACGGCAGGGTTTATACCGGGCAGACCGCCATGAAGCTTAAACTTGTAGATCGTATCGGCAATCTGGATGATGCGGTGGAGTGGGCCGGACAGATAGCCGGCATTGAAGGTAAGTTAATTCCGGTTTATCCCAAAGCTGATAAAATGACACTGTTTAAAAAACTGGCCGAAACCCTGTTCCAGGATGTTAATCTCGGAACCAGGCTGTCCAGACAGTTCAGGTATGTTTTAAATTAGGTAAAGGTCTACTCAAAAAGGTCAACTTCTCCTGCGCCATGCCTGATCACCTCGGGTTCATCCTCAACCAGGGAAATAACCGAAGACGGGGTGTTGGGTACAGGGCCCC includes:
- a CDS encoding DUF1343 domain-containing protein; this encodes MNKNTPRVKTGLDVLCDNPPEYLKGRRLGLLANPASITSQFVHAKDVIARLFPRQLCAIFSPQHGFFAEKQDNMIESGHFRDPDLNIPIFSLYSETRIPTADMFDIIDTLVIDIQDVGTRVYTFIYTISYCLETAAGLGKSVVILDRPNPVGGIQVEGNILETDCASFVGRYSIPMRHGMTVGEITAYINTTQKINCDLTVVPMQGWNRDMYWQDTGLVWIPPSPNLPTPVSAMVYPGQVIFEGTNLSEGRGTTLPFEQFGAPFMDIHTIKRCVQDRLKGVVLRPLCFQPTSGKWQNQTCKGVHIHITNKDDYKPYLYSLILLQEIMRAHPNEFTFKAPPYEYEFERLPMDLILGSRDLRKNLENMNDPFELEKAWQVSLHKFKQASKTFYLYNGHGPT
- the hisC gene encoding histidinol-phosphate transaminase, whose product is MSFSVSESVKAIKPYEAGKPLSEVEREYGITNAVKLASNENPFGCSPKVADAVLSKLSGMNRYPEPVPFTLCQKLAEKYHVGMKNLVIGNGSDDIIALLAHGFLDPGQEAVMPLPSFLMYEISVKTAKGVPVMVPLKDFSTNLDGLVKAVTPKTKLVFVTNPFNPTGAWVTKDEFLRFADQLPANVLIVVDEAYIEFARNDAVYNSLAEPLTDHRIVTLRTFSKAYGLAGFRIGYGIMDKSVAEILNRIRQPFNVNTLAQAAAQAALEDTDFLIKSISGTHQGIDFLTQKFTDAGFEVVPTQANFLMVNVKADSRDICEKMLYKGVVVRSLASYGYDTFIRINAGTDQENQMCVDALLNATGK
- a CDS encoding 30S ribosomal protein S1 — translated: MNNIAEENENQNMNQELETQNQELETQDEVKESEIQLTGEETMEELLDIYDSSLSKFEEGQVVTGTVISVGRETVLVDVGYKSEGQISIHEFIGEDGNVSVNVGDEFEVMIEVWDEEEETVLLSRDKAKKVKVWDAIKDIYDDDGTIEGVITSRVKGGFSVDIGLQAFLPGSQADLRPIRNMDEMVGQTYTFKILKYNKKRNNIVLSRRVLLETEREKMRSATLSAIENDKVMEGIVKNITEYGVFVDLGGVDGLLHITDISWGRVKHPSELFSVGDQIKVKILSFDFEKERVSLGMKQLTPDPWTTAAEKYPTGSKIEGRVVSLTDYGAFIELEEGVEGLIHVSEMSWTRKIRHPSQMVAVGEQVEAVVLDLKPENRRISLGIKQTVENPWEVISQKYPVGTIIEGKIKNITEFGLFIGIDDDIDGLVHISDISWTKRIKHPSEIYKKNDTIQAVVLDIDKANERFSLGIKQTQVDPWETVAERYDVGKEISGVITNLTDFGVFVELEEGIEGLVHVSEISKENIKSPKEHYQIGETITAKVMNINSDERRIGLSIKRLDEDDDDRYLEEIAKSSKPAASAFGEMLRNNIQEKLEAEKKENE
- the sppA gene encoding signal peptide peptidase SppA, which produces MFARRHPVLFFLCVICACFTLGLVAMSGVAVLGAFALNSGISGAMASARGNIGVVEVTGPIISSQKIIEDIHWFMDDDTIKAIVLRVDSPGGGIGPSQEIYRELMKHRDEKPVIASMGSVAASGGYYISCAAQGIVANSGTITGSIGVIMEYANIEQIVQKIGISPVVIKSGEYKDMGSPMRALKESEKQLFQNLVDELHVQFVSDAAAARNMETDVMSKLADGRVYTGQTAMKLKLVDRIGNLDDAVEWAGQIAGIEGKLIPVYPKADKMTLFKKLAETLFQDVNLGTRLSRQFRYVLN
- a CDS encoding 1-acyl-sn-glycerol-3-phosphate acyltransferase, which produces MSLFAPINNLVSTTRTKIRNLIAFLLNYTYDHYSNFYPGTQSFILRKILNHLVNKISIDNNSLERIKNTAPDSIVVFACKNKHVFDFLYFHTLLRPINGPYPELSFDLRFFFLLPAKQMGRVILSHLYYFFHHFHFKDIYSSGYARKMLLENRAGFISLIEEDEFYNRFIRSTPDPLFHLIELQKQIKKSVVIMPEDIIYITKPMHKNPSLGDIIFGTHEKPGRLKRVFTMLRRPEKIRVQVARPVNLKEFLARPEIQRLDSEFQTHRLRSLLVDILNRQRKSITGPVLKSRQEITEDILNRKSLREYLAAYADKTGTPLRKVNKKAAGYIDEIASNYSLRVIKFLDWLFTWVFKNIFEGVSVSQDEINLMRETYTKAPLILIPCHKSHLDYLLLPYVMYKNNMPCPHIAAGKNLSFWPLGPLFRGGGAFFLRRTFKGAELYARIFAAYIEKLLYEGFNIKIYIEGGRSRTGKVLPPKIGGLSIIIRAFLSGACEDLYFVPIYVGYDRVLEEDAYLKEIEGGNKTPENLKGLLNTRKFLKRKYGKVYIKFDAPISMNAYMEEKGVDLKKISDPEFSHFVKGFGYKLINHINDNTVATPHGIIASGILNCSENTFTKQQMFARVNTYMNHLVYHGAYLSDTLMIDPDNAFVSVIENFLSRNFIELADEDEDEITDTTMLIVKHNKRPVLDYYKNSVICFFVRLHIRLRPL
- the cmk gene encoding (d)CMP kinase produces the protein MTHRRIVTIDGPAGAGKTTVSKALARELGCVYVDTGALYRAVAYEIQCREIDWQNSALLEPFLDGLDLDFVMEDKEPVLTSSGRDISAYIRTHEISMLASATSAVSQVRKALLGIQKSIAKDRDAVFEGRDMGTAVFPNAPYKFFLTADVNVRARRRFEESSASGISFEKILEDMVKRDADDTQRTVSPLKQAPDAILIDATKLDVSQVVEKMKSIIKVL